A window from Streptomyces sp. NBC_00299 encodes these proteins:
- a CDS encoding TetR/AcrR family transcriptional regulator, giving the protein MARVRLSVAERREELLRAAVEQIEARGVAAVRIADVAAALGVSNALVLYHFATKEKLVAAAFTHAAQDDLARLRRVLGRRTTALRRLRAAVRWYAPTGQAKGWRLWIEGWAAALREPALQEVTRDLDRQWKAALAEVIAEGVAADEFRCPDPMGAALRLTALLDGLAVQMTSYRGAVSRARAQEWVDEALARELGLAREALTASSR; this is encoded by the coding sequence GTGGCAAGAGTGCGGTTGAGCGTGGCGGAGCGGCGTGAGGAGTTGCTGCGTGCCGCCGTGGAGCAGATAGAGGCGCGGGGCGTGGCGGCGGTCAGGATCGCCGACGTGGCCGCGGCGCTCGGGGTGAGCAACGCGCTGGTGCTCTATCACTTCGCCACGAAGGAGAAGCTGGTCGCCGCCGCGTTCACGCACGCGGCCCAGGACGACCTGGCCCGTCTGCGACGGGTCCTCGGACGTCGTACGACGGCGCTGCGCCGGCTGCGGGCGGCCGTGCGCTGGTACGCGCCGACCGGCCAGGCCAAGGGCTGGCGACTGTGGATCGAGGGCTGGGCGGCGGCGCTGCGCGAACCCGCGCTGCAGGAGGTCACGCGGGACCTCGACCGGCAGTGGAAGGCGGCCCTCGCCGAGGTCATCGCGGAGGGTGTGGCCGCGGACGAGTTCCGCTGCCCGGACCCGATGGGCGCGGCCCTGCGCCTGACGGCCCTCCTCGACGGGCTCGCCGTGCAGATGACGTCGTACCGCGGCGCGGTCTCACGCGCGCGTGCCCAGGAGTGGGTGGACGAGGCGCTCGCCCGGGAACTGGGGCTGGCGCGGGAGGCGTTGACGGCGTCGTCACGCTGA
- a CDS encoding SGNH/GDSL hydrolase family protein, producing MIGSYVAVGDSFTEGVGDTGPDGAFVGWADRFAVLLADRRPEGDFNYTNLAVRGKLLDQVVEDQLPKAVELAPDLVSFCAGGNDIIRPGTDPDEVAERFERAIARLTSEVGTVMVTTGFDTRGVPVLRHLRGKIATYNGHVRAIADRYGCPVLDLWSLKTVQDRRAWDHDRLHLSPEGHTRVALRAGQVLGLEVPADPDQPWPPLPPRGTLDIRRDDVQWAREYLVPWIGRRLRGESSGDHVTAKGALSPDDIKMRIESVA from the coding sequence GTGATCGGGTCGTACGTTGCGGTGGGGGACAGCTTCACCGAGGGCGTCGGCGACACCGGCCCCGACGGGGCGTTCGTCGGTTGGGCCGACCGGTTCGCGGTCCTGCTCGCGGACCGACGACCCGAGGGCGACTTCAACTACACGAACCTCGCCGTGCGCGGCAAACTGCTCGACCAGGTAGTCGAGGACCAGCTTCCGAAGGCCGTCGAACTGGCCCCGGACCTGGTCTCGTTCTGCGCGGGCGGCAACGACATCATCCGGCCCGGCACCGACCCCGACGAGGTCGCCGAGCGCTTCGAGCGGGCGATCGCCCGGCTCACCTCCGAGGTCGGCACGGTCATGGTCACGACCGGTTTCGACACCCGTGGCGTGCCCGTGCTGAGGCATCTGCGCGGCAAGATCGCCACGTACAACGGTCATGTGCGGGCCATTGCCGACCGGTACGGCTGTCCGGTGCTCGACCTGTGGTCCCTGAAGACCGTTCAGGACCGCCGGGCCTGGGACCACGACCGGCTCCACCTGTCTCCCGAGGGGCACACGCGTGTGGCGCTCCGCGCGGGCCAGGTACTCGGCCTGGAGGTCCCGGCGGACCCGGACCAGCCCTGGCCGCCGCTCCCGCCCCGCGGCACGCTCGACATCCGCCGCGACGACGTCCAGTGGGCCCGCGAGTACCTGGTGCCCTGGATCGGGCGGCGCCTGCGGGGCGAGTCGTCGGGGGACCATGTCACGGCCAAGGGCGCGCTTTCCCCGGACGACATCAAGATGCGGATCGAATCGGTGGCTTGA
- a CDS encoding M23 family metallopeptidase has protein sequence MPAKGKHRRPKSLRFTRTIAVAGTGGAALALPLIGATGAHAAPSQPVSEKAVQSAPAAEKKSEKKATDKKADARTYSVQVGDYLAKIADDQNVSGGWKKLYADNREAVGADPALIHPGLKLTIGGKQAESAPKSSSAPSSSSSAPSKSSSDTTASKSSASKSAASKTTTTAQSAENAGASSGFSAPLDGATLGTAYKVAGSMWSSGYHTGVDFSAPTGTPLKAVGAGTVVSAGWGGAYGNQVVIQLADGHYAQYAHLSSLSVSSGQSVTGGQQIGLSGATGNVTGPHLHFEIRTTPDYGSDLDPVAYLRSKGVSIG, from the coding sequence ATGCCCGCGAAGGGTAAGCATCGCCGCCCGAAGTCCCTGCGCTTCACCCGCACCATCGCCGTCGCCGGAACCGGTGGCGCCGCTCTCGCTCTCCCGCTCATCGGGGCCACCGGCGCCCACGCCGCTCCCTCTCAGCCCGTTTCGGAAAAGGCCGTTCAGTCCGCTCCGGCCGCCGAGAAGAAGTCCGAGAAGAAGGCCACCGACAAGAAGGCGGACGCGCGGACCTATTCGGTCCAGGTCGGCGACTACCTTGCGAAGATCGCCGACGACCAGAACGTCAGCGGTGGCTGGAAGAAGCTCTACGCCGACAACCGTGAGGCCGTCGGCGCGGACCCGGCGCTGATCCACCCCGGTCTGAAGCTCACCATCGGCGGCAAGCAGGCCGAGAGCGCCCCCAAGTCTTCGTCCGCGCCCTCGTCTTCCTCCTCCGCACCTTCGAAGTCGTCCTCGGACACGACCGCCTCGAAGTCCTCGGCGTCCAAGTCCGCCGCGTCGAAGACCACCACGACCGCGCAGAGCGCCGAGAACGCCGGCGCCTCCAGCGGCTTCTCCGCCCCCCTCGACGGCGCCACCCTCGGCACCGCCTACAAGGTGGCGGGCAGCATGTGGTCCAGCGGCTACCACACCGGTGTCGACTTCTCCGCCCCCACCGGCACCCCCCTGAAGGCCGTCGGTGCGGGCACCGTCGTCTCGGCCGGCTGGGGCGGCGCGTACGGCAACCAGGTCGTCATCCAGCTCGCCGACGGCCACTACGCCCAGTACGCCCACCTGTCCTCGCTGTCCGTCTCCAGCGGCCAGTCCGTGACGGGGGGCCAGCAGATCGGGCTCTCCGGCGCGACCGGGAACGTCACCGGCCCGCACCTCCACTTCGAGATCCGCACCACCCCGGACTACGGCTCGGACCTGGACCCGGTCGCCTACCTCCGCTCGAAGGGCGTCTCCATCGGCTGA